From the genome of Vallitalea okinawensis, one region includes:
- a CDS encoding response regulator codes for MYNVLLVEDEEMVRKAIIQIIDWRKLGFNLVGEASNGEEALEVLEKEKVDLVLTDICMPFMDGLDLSKAIKESYPNVKVVIITGYNEFEYAKKAVEYNVSKYILKPLTADELRDNLQEIKEEMDKITIDDNYIQSLKKEFLNSRGILKEQFFNLLLEEKLGEKEIEEDMKQLEISFSGNEHRVALFKILNPDKVKCIFGEEHIKLINFAVLNVTREILDTNKIPYHCFHHRKEYFAIVLSKDAYMSREYFKGIMEQVLEEISDKLQIFIHAQVGVGVGEVYEQYNELRYSFMEAKKALEYSEFTGDGAVVFIKDIVDRSEKTQEDLTVLIKEVSMSLRFCDQESVVCHLKEFTELLKGSGLNTYEIRTRATSLMVQLLQVFEEIVEEKDYQVLPDTQHFFTKIFQLQTLEEIGAHIYQICDIMMGKMLESRQNTKQRIVNQGCLLLEKNFSDPNYSLQDICNTLYLSTSYFSKIFKSETGKTFKEYLTHLRLERAKDLLLSTSYKTYEIAEKVGYKDAHYFSYLFKKNTGYTTKAFRNQEAD; via the coding sequence ATGTATAATGTTCTGCTTGTTGAAGACGAAGAAATGGTTAGAAAAGCCATTATTCAAATCATCGATTGGAGAAAACTAGGATTTAACCTAGTAGGAGAGGCAAGCAATGGGGAAGAAGCATTAGAGGTTTTAGAGAAGGAAAAAGTTGATTTAGTACTTACGGATATTTGTATGCCCTTTATGGATGGGTTAGATTTATCAAAAGCTATAAAAGAATCTTATCCCAATGTAAAAGTTGTTATTATTACTGGCTATAACGAGTTTGAATATGCCAAAAAAGCTGTTGAATACAACGTATCAAAGTATATATTAAAGCCATTGACAGCTGATGAATTAAGGGATAATCTTCAAGAAATTAAAGAAGAGATGGACAAGATAACCATTGATGATAACTATATTCAAAGCTTAAAAAAGGAATTTCTAAATAGTCGAGGTATTTTAAAAGAGCAATTCTTCAATCTACTTTTAGAAGAAAAGTTAGGAGAAAAAGAGATAGAAGAAGATATGAAACAGTTGGAAATCTCTTTTTCAGGTAATGAACATCGGGTAGCATTATTTAAAATACTAAATCCTGATAAAGTTAAGTGTATTTTTGGTGAAGAACATATCAAATTGATTAATTTTGCAGTTTTAAATGTTACCAGAGAGATTTTGGATACGAATAAGATACCTTATCATTGCTTTCACCACAGAAAAGAATACTTTGCTATTGTGTTATCTAAAGATGCTTATATGTCAAGAGAGTACTTTAAGGGGATCATGGAGCAAGTGTTAGAAGAAATCAGTGATAAACTTCAAATATTTATACATGCACAAGTAGGAGTAGGTGTCGGAGAGGTTTATGAACAATATAATGAGTTAAGGTATTCATTTATGGAGGCTAAGAAGGCTTTAGAATACAGTGAATTTACCGGTGATGGTGCGGTGGTTTTCATTAAAGACATCGTGGATAGGAGCGAAAAAACCCAAGAAGATTTGACGGTACTGATAAAAGAAGTATCTATGTCTTTACGGTTTTGTGATCAAGAAAGTGTGGTTTGTCACTTAAAAGAGTTCACCGAACTACTAAAAGGTAGTGGATTGAATACCTATGAAATACGTACACGTGCTACCAGTCTAATGGTACAGCTTTTACAAGTTTTTGAAGAAATAGTGGAAGAGAAAGATTATCAAGTCTTACCAGATACACAGCATTTTTTCACTAAAATTTTTCAACTACAAACATTGGAAGAAATAGGGGCTCATATTTATCAAATATGTGATATAATGATGGGGAAGATGCTAGAAAGCAGGCAGAATACTAAGCAGAGAATTGTTAATCAAGGATGCTTATTATTAGAAAAAAACTTCTCAGATCCTAATTATAGTCTACAGGATATTTGTAATACGTTGTACTTAAGTACCAGCTATTTTAGCAAAATCTTTAAGTCTGAAACAGGTAAAACCTTTAAAGAGTATTTAACCCATCTAAGATTAGAAAGAGCAAAAGATCTCCTATTATCCACAAGCTATAAGACTTATGAAATCGCGGAAAAAGTAGGTTATAAAGATGCACATTATTTTAGCTATCTCTTCAAGAAAAATACAGGATATACAACGAAAGCTTTCCGAAATCAGGAGGCTGATTAA
- a CDS encoding cache domain-containing sensor histidine kinase, with protein MRRLFSKLKDSYSRKSIQFVITVSFVCLISLVIFVLGAISYFATSGVVKENSGDYVVQLVDQVNRNIQYYIDNVEVIKYNIYYDHDINKYLINKNTVDEENLQNYLNNFVTARADIANIFIFTEDGRYLANDADIELNPNFDPIKEEWYQKAIESEGLVVSTSRVQNIINGQYNWVISCSNALRDENNEVLGVLLIDLNFNFIEDMCSGIKLGNKGYVFVLDEEGDIVYHPKQQLIYSNLYNEPIVELLDYEDGNVILKESGEQKQYSISSIEGLGWKVIGAVYMDDLLAYTPTLQSYFVMSAIVALIIAVTLAILISRQILHPLKDLADAMKVIKKGDFTVQIPVEKGNEVAELSRTFNSMVIRIKNLIKKINQEEQLKRKNELKALQAQINPHFLYNTLDAIIWMAELKDYESVKLMTSSLAKLFRISISKGKQIIPVGQEVEHIKNYLKIQKMRYGNKLDYVLDLGEGVNDYYTVKLILQPIVENAIYHGIKYKEGTGMVRIAIYDQQDVLKLSVSDDGIGMTEDEITRVLNKTMEKKGSGSGVGMSNVDERIKLYFGDDFGITIKSELDEGTEVVITIPKISMEEGGQIQ; from the coding sequence ATGAGAAGGTTGTTCAGTAAATTAAAAGATAGTTATAGTAGAAAAAGTATCCAATTCGTCATAACAGTTAGTTTTGTATGTCTTATATCGCTGGTTATATTCGTTCTGGGAGCTATCTCTTATTTTGCAACTAGTGGTGTTGTAAAAGAAAACTCGGGAGATTATGTAGTACAATTAGTGGACCAAGTCAATCGTAATATACAATATTATATTGATAATGTTGAAGTTATTAAATACAATATCTATTATGATCATGATATCAATAAGTATTTAATAAATAAAAATACCGTTGATGAGGAAAACCTGCAAAATTACCTGAACAATTTCGTGACTGCAAGAGCTGATATAGCAAATATATTTATTTTTACTGAAGATGGTAGATATCTAGCTAACGATGCTGATATTGAACTTAATCCTAATTTTGACCCCATTAAAGAAGAATGGTATCAAAAGGCAATTGAATCCGAGGGGTTAGTCGTATCTACTTCAAGGGTTCAGAATATTATTAATGGTCAATATAATTGGGTTATATCTTGTAGCAATGCTTTAAGAGATGAAAATAATGAAGTCTTAGGTGTATTATTGATTGACTTGAACTTTAATTTCATTGAGGACATGTGTAGCGGTATAAAACTTGGTAATAAGGGATACGTTTTTGTGTTAGATGAAGAGGGAGATATCGTCTATCATCCTAAGCAACAGTTAATCTATAGCAATTTATACAATGAGCCTATAGTGGAATTATTGGACTATGAGGATGGTAATGTTATTTTAAAAGAAAGTGGCGAGCAGAAACAGTATTCTATTAGTTCCATTGAAGGTTTAGGGTGGAAAGTTATTGGTGCAGTTTATATGGATGACTTATTAGCTTATACACCAACACTTCAGAGTTATTTTGTCATGTCCGCTATAGTGGCTTTAATTATTGCTGTGACCTTAGCTATTCTTATATCAAGACAGATTCTTCATCCGCTGAAAGATTTAGCAGATGCCATGAAGGTCATTAAAAAAGGTGATTTCACTGTTCAGATACCAGTTGAAAAAGGAAATGAAGTCGCAGAGTTAAGTCGCACATTTAATAGTATGGTAATAAGAATAAAAAACTTAATAAAAAAGATTAATCAAGAAGAACAATTAAAGCGTAAAAATGAATTAAAAGCTCTTCAAGCACAAATTAATCCTCATTTTCTCTATAATACATTAGATGCTATCATATGGATGGCGGAATTAAAGGATTATGAAAGTGTTAAGTTAATGACATCTTCATTAGCTAAGTTATTCCGCATTAGTATCAGTAAAGGAAAGCAGATTATTCCTGTGGGGCAAGAAGTAGAACACATCAAAAACTATCTCAAAATACAAAAAATGCGGTATGGTAATAAGCTTGATTATGTATTGGATTTAGGTGAAGGGGTAAACGATTACTATACAGTGAAACTCATACTGCAACCCATCGTGGAGAATGCCATTTATCATGGGATTAAGTATAAAGAGGGAACTGGTATGGTACGAATAGCCATCTACGATCAGCAGGATGTCTTAAAGTTATCCGTGAGTGATGATGGCATTGGTATGACAGAAGATGAAATCACAAGAGTATTAAATAAAACGATGGAGAAGAAGGGGTCAGGTAGTGGTGTAGGCATGAGCAACGTGGATGAACGTATTAAGCTCTACTTTGGTGATGACTTTGGTATCACCATCAAAAGCGAACTGGATGAGGGAACAGAAGTTGTAATAACTATTCCTAAAATATCTATGGAAGAAGGGGGACAAATTCAGTGA